Genomic segment of Chitinophaga varians:
ATCACAGGTACTTTTGGATACTGTTAAAAATGGCCGGATAACATTACAGGGCGGGACAGTTGCCAAAGTCGCCAATGGGATATTTGAGTACGAAAAAACAGGTTCGGAAGTTCAGTATAATACAATATCCACCCCGAAGGGAAAGCAGTTCCGGCTTAGGTTATCAGATGGGACCGCCGTGTGGTTGAACGCGGAAAGCTCCGTTAAATACCCGGTAGTATTCACGGGCAAGGAAAGACTTATTAGTGTTACCGGAGAAGCGTACATGGAAGTAGCCCAAAACCCTTCTATTCCTTTCAGGGTAGAGGTTAACGGCGGAACTTCTGTTGAAGTGCTCGGAACAAGTTTTAACGTGAATGCATACAACAATGAGGAATCCGTTCGAACCACGCTGCTGGATGGAGCGATACGGGTATCAATGAAAGGGGCAGCCAACAAACTGCTGAAGCCCGGACAACAGGCGCTCACAACCACCGGAGACAGACCTGTTCAGGTTTTTGACGATGTAAATGCGGCTTCGGTTGTTGCCTGGAAAAACGGCGTCTTTGACTTTAATGATGTTCCGCTGGAAGAGGCTATGCGGCAACTTGCAAGGTGGTATGATATTGAAGTAATTTATCCGCAAACAATTCCGAAAGTACAGTTGGGCGGTACTATTAAGAGGAGCCTTCCCTTTACCGATGTTCTGTATTTT
This window contains:
- a CDS encoding FecR family protein → MNSRLKYLLERWSDDQFTEAERQELIDMLQSASTEQEIIPVLEDMWGKIEDEGLFSEVRQQTMIKNILDRYPGREVPVDRETGKGMHVSHRNPFIRKWSWTVAASVALIMGVGTYYLYHQKQAEVPTGVVQSISNVQQGQSGVLITLSDGSQVLLDTVKNGRITLQGGTVAKVANGIFEYEKTGSEVQYNTISTPKGKQFRLRLSDGTAVWLNAESSVKYPVVFTGKERLISVTGEAYMEVAQNPSIPFRVEVNGGTSVEVLGTSFNVNAYNNEESVRTTLLDGAIRVSMKGAANKLLKPGQQALTTTGDRPVQVFDDVNAASVVAWKNGVFDFNDVPLEEAMRQLARWYDIEVIYPQTIPKVQLGGTIKRSLPFTDVLYFLGNVGLHYKLEGNRTLIILP